In the Bacillota bacterium genome, one interval contains:
- a CDS encoding ornithine carbamoyltransferase → MQTCFKNKHFITLQEWTREEIDTLLEVSYDLKKKFAMGLNTPYLENKTMFLMFFEQSTRTRNSMEAGIAQLGGHANYLDTSTMQISHGEVAKDTAIILSRYGHAIACRNCFWEIGNKYLREMADNSTVPIINMQCDLYHPLQAIADLMTMQEKMGDLKRKKVSIIWTYATSHKKPISVPLSQVLLFPRYGMDVWLAYPKGYELPDWVIEQARGNAEKNGGTLTITNDMDAAYEDADVVIPKNWGSWVTDPDNKMGSDLLEANRHWICTEDKIALGKENVNYMHALPADRGKEVVDAVIDGPHSIVYDEAENRLHTSKALMVLLMGGK, encoded by the coding sequence ATGCAAACTTGTTTTAAAAATAAGCATTTCATAACACTACAGGAATGGACCAGGGAAGAAATCGATACCCTGCTTGAGGTTTCCTATGATCTAAAAAAGAAATTTGCCATGGGGCTCAATACGCCTTATCTCGAAAACAAGACCATGTTTCTCATGTTTTTTGAACAATCAACCAGGACTAGAAATTCCATGGAAGCCGGCATCGCCCAACTTGGCGGTCATGCAAATTATCTTGATACAAGCACTATGCAGATCTCGCACGGTGAAGTGGCAAAAGACACGGCAATTATCTTGTCTCGTTACGGGCATGCTATTGCCTGCCGTAACTGCTTCTGGGAAATCGGAAACAAGTACCTGCGGGAAATGGCCGATAATTCAACAGTGCCGATAATTAATATGCAGTGCGACCTGTACCATCCGCTCCAGGCAATCGCCGATCTGATGACTATGCAGGAGAAGATGGGTGATCTGAAGCGGAAGAAAGTGTCGATAATCTGGACCTACGCCACAAGCCATAAGAAACCGATATCTGTTCCCCTGTCACAGGTCTTGCTGTTTCCCCGCTACGGTATGGACGTCTGGTTGGCCTATCCGAAAGGCTACGAGCTGCCGGACTGGGTCATAGAACAGGCCCGGGGAAATGCTGAAAAAAATGGGGGCACCCTGACTATAACCAATGATATGGATGCAGCCTACGAGGATGCCGATGTTGTAATTCCTAAAAACTGGGGCAGCTGGGTAACCGATCCCGACAACAAAATGGGCAGTGACCTTCTCGAAGCTAACCGGCACTGGATCTGCACTGAAGATAAGATCGCTCTCGGCAAGGAAAATGTTAACTACATGCATGCTCTGCCGGCTGACAGGGGTAAAGAAGTAGTAGATGCAGTAATCGACGGACCTCATTCCATAGTCTACGACGAAGCTGAAAACCGCCTTCACACCTCAAAAGCACTAATGGTCCTTTTGATGGGAGGAAAGTAG
- a CDS encoding YgeY family selenium metabolism-linked hydrolase produces MEIDYKEILCRAEIYKPAMSQFLREMIAIPAESGHEEKRINRIKKEMEEIGFDRIEIDPMGNILGYIGHGKHLIAMDAHIDNVGVGDRALWEYDPLSGYEDNEIIIGRGASDQLGGMASLVYGAKIIRDLKLEGDYTLLVTGTVQEEDCDGLCWQYIIGESKIRPELVILTEPTSCRIHLGQRGRMEIKLSTRGLSCHGSAPERGDNAIYKMAPILIELRALNENLGEHYFLGNGSLTVSEIFFSSPSRCAVADGCSISIDRRLTIGETAEIAIRQVKNLPAVSEAGAEVEMYDYSQPSYTGLVYPMDSYFPAWMIEESHPAVLTLVDTFNGLFGQEPQLDKWTFSTNGVSIMGQFGIPCVGFGPGHEDQAHAPNEKTWKNEMVKAAAMYALIPTLYSRKYAGLTEL; encoded by the coding sequence ATGGAAATCGACTATAAAGAGATCTTGTGCAGGGCAGAAATCTACAAGCCAGCCATGTCCCAGTTTTTAAGAGAAATGATAGCAATACCTGCCGAAAGCGGCCATGAAGAAAAACGGATAAACAGAATAAAGAAGGAGATGGAAGAGATAGGTTTCGACAGGATCGAAATTGATCCCATGGGTAATATCCTGGGCTATATCGGGCATGGAAAGCATCTTATAGCCATGGATGCCCATATTGATAATGTGGGTGTGGGAGACCGGGCTCTTTGGGAATACGATCCATTGAGTGGATATGAAGACAACGAGATCATTATCGGTCGGGGCGCTTCGGACCAACTGGGCGGAATGGCTTCCCTGGTATACGGCGCCAAAATAATCAGGGACCTTAAACTGGAGGGAGATTATACCCTGTTGGTAACCGGGACAGTCCAGGAAGAGGACTGCGATGGTTTGTGCTGGCAGTATATTATCGGCGAAAGCAAGATCAGGCCTGAACTGGTAATCCTGACCGAACCCACATCATGCCGGATCCACCTGGGACAGAGAGGCCGGATGGAAATAAAGTTGTCGACCCGCGGTTTGAGCTGCCATGGATCAGCTCCTGAGAGGGGCGATAATGCCATTTATAAAATGGCCCCGATCCTGATTGAGCTGAGAGCACTGAACGAGAACCTGGGAGAACATTATTTCCTGGGAAATGGTTCGCTGACCGTATCAGAAATATTTTTCAGCTCACCCTCCCGCTGTGCCGTGGCCGACGGCTGTTCCATCTCCATTGATCGCCGACTGACAATCGGCGAAACCGCCGAGATAGCAATACGCCAGGTCAAAAACCTCCCTGCTGTCAGCGAAGCCGGTGCCGAAGTCGAAATGTATGATTACAGTCAGCCATCTTACACCGGGCTGGTCTATCCGATGGATTCCTACTTTCCCGCCTGGATGATTGAAGAGAGTCACCCTGCTGTATTGACCCTGGTAGATACATTCAACGGCCTGTTTGGACAGGAGCCCCAATTGGACAAATGGACATTTTCAACCAACGGAGTCTCCATTATGGGACAATTCGGCATCCCCTGTGTCGGTTTCGGGCCGGGACATGAAGACCAGGCCCATGCTCCCAACGAAAAAACATGGAAAAACGAAATGGTCAAAGCGGCGGCTATGTACGCCCTTATCCCGACTCTATACAGCCGGAAATATGCCGGTTTAACGGAGCTATAA
- a CDS encoding (2Fe-2S)-binding protein yields MIMLKKIRLSVNGKTADFEIDTGETLLEVLRKRLHLTGAKEGCGAGECGACTVLVDGTPINSCLYLGVWADGRDIVTIEGIARDGELSKVQKTFISEGAVQCGFCTPGVVITATAMTGKNKQYSAEEIKTELAGHFCRCTGYQNIIRAVQKALDD; encoded by the coding sequence ATAATAATGCTTAAAAAAATCAGATTATCCGTAAACGGTAAAACAGCCGATTTTGAAATTGATACAGGTGAAACGCTTTTAGAAGTGCTCAGGAAAAGGTTGCACCTTACCGGCGCCAAGGAGGGCTGCGGAGCAGGAGAATGCGGTGCTTGCACTGTACTTGTCGATGGCACCCCGATTAATTCATGTCTCTACCTTGGAGTGTGGGCTGATGGCAGGGATATTGTAACTATCGAAGGAATTGCCCGGGACGGAGAACTATCCAAAGTACAAAAAACCTTTATCAGCGAAGGGGCAGTGCAGTGTGGATTTTGTACTCCCGGAGTTGTAATTACTGCTACAGCTATGACTGGTAAGAACAAACAATATTCAGCAGAAGAAATCAAAACAGAACTTGCAGGGCATTTTTGTCGCTGCACTGGTTATCAGAATATTATCCGGGCTGTACAAAAAGCCCTGGATGATTAA
- the xdhB gene encoding xanthine dehydrogenase FAD-binding subunit XdhB produces the protein MYRIDEYIEAESIIEVLKLLSEKPERKIIAGGTDLLIDMRNNPLESVRLISIRNINPLYTINRLDNGSISIGPMVTFSRLANHPLIRENLPLLVEAAMSIGGPQLREMATIGGNLCNGVPSADSAPALLVYEAKLLLQSQDAERTVPVKDFYHGPGQTDLRPGELLTAIHIDEDAYTGFSGTYIKFAPRKAMDLAIIGVAVACRLDKQQNFEKVRIGLGVAGPTPLRCPRAESLACGNQVSAEMIKQIGSMTLEETSPRSSWRASAEYRRHLIRELTIRALKTAVSRAGGNNNA, from the coding sequence ATGTACCGGATCGATGAATATATCGAAGCAGAGTCGATTATCGAAGTGCTAAAGCTGCTTTCAGAAAAACCGGAGCGGAAAATTATTGCCGGTGGAACCGACCTGCTGATTGATATGCGGAATAACCCCTTAGAGAGTGTCCGGCTGATCAGTATTCGCAATATCAACCCCCTCTATACGATCAACCGGCTCGATAACGGCAGCATAAGCATCGGTCCCATGGTAACTTTCAGCAGACTGGCCAACCATCCACTGATCAGAGAAAATTTGCCACTGTTAGTTGAGGCGGCTATGTCTATCGGCGGGCCTCAGCTTCGTGAAATGGCAACAATCGGCGGCAATCTATGCAACGGCGTCCCTTCTGCAGACAGCGCTCCGGCCCTCCTGGTCTATGAGGCAAAACTTCTCCTGCAATCACAGGATGCTGAACGGACGGTACCTGTCAAGGATTTTTATCATGGGCCTGGTCAGACCGATCTGCGCCCCGGTGAACTGTTGACAGCGATTCACATCGACGAAGATGCTTATACCGGATTCAGCGGTACATATATCAAGTTTGCTCCACGAAAAGCGATGGACCTGGCCATTATCGGTGTTGCTGTCGCCTGCCGCCTGGATAAACAACAAAACTTTGAAAAGGTCCGAATCGGATTGGGTGTAGCTGGGCCAACACCTCTACGCTGCCCCCGGGCCGAATCACTCGCTTGCGGAAATCAGGTCTCGGCAGAAATGATTAAGCAAATCGGCAGTATGACCTTGGAAGAAACCAGTCCCAGATCCTCATGGCGGGCATCCGCCGAGTACCGCCGCCATCTGATCCGGGAGCTGACAATCAGAGCTCTTAAAACTGCTGTATCCCGGGCAGGAGGTAATAATAATGCTTAA
- the xdhA gene encoding xanthine dehydrogenase molybdenum-binding subunit XdhA, producing the protein MAGSSIGKSPQRSDALAKVTGKAKYTGDFFVADMLVGKVLRSPYAHARIKSIDTTKAEALPGVEAILTYQNVPRNIYPTAGHPYSLDTRHGDVADKTILTSKARYVGDEVAAVVAIDDLTAARALKLIEIDYEILQPVFTIDAALNKDAPLVHEERGTNVLSSAGYVIGDLGEAMEKADFIFTDETETGIVQHCALENHVSYAYMESDERLVIVSSTQIPHICRRIVGQALGIPWGKIRIIKPYVGGGFGGKQDACIEPLNAAMTMAVGGRPVRLELTREEYMACTRTRHSTKIKLQTGVTKEGKLLGIKTEAFSNTGAYASHGHSVIAAGGSKFKYLYSFEAIEFAPKTVYTNLPVAGAMRAYGSPQIAFALESHLDNIARKLNIDPVELRLKNFNKVGYTDPNTGNRILSCGIRECVEKGKAMIAWDEKKALHRDINAKGDQKRRGLGIACLSYGTGTYPTCMELAGARAILNQDGSVQLQIGATEIGQGSDTVLAQIAAETIGIPTDMVHVVTTQDTDISPFDTGSYASRQTYISGMAVKKAALEIKEKVISAAREIAGLSEDNLDIRDSSIVLKDSKNSAQVIMPISEVALYSYYNRENAQPITSDVSNNAQSNAISFGVTFAAVEVDIETGQVDVTDIVNVHDSGTIINRQLAEGQVHGGVSMALGYALSEELLFEGKTGKPLNNNLLDYKLPTILDTPEIQVDFVETYEPTGPYGNKSLGEPPTISPAPAIRNAILDATGVAINRIPIRPQIAFEHFKAAGLIQGGVPDVPDR; encoded by the coding sequence ATGGCAGGTTCCAGTATCGGGAAAAGCCCGCAACGTTCAGATGCCCTGGCCAAAGTAACAGGAAAGGCGAAATATACCGGTGATTTCTTTGTTGCCGACATGCTGGTCGGCAAGGTGCTTCGCAGCCCTTACGCTCATGCCCGGATAAAAAGTATCGATACCACAAAAGCCGAAGCACTTCCCGGAGTCGAGGCAATTTTAACCTATCAGAATGTGCCCCGGAATATCTATCCTACCGCCGGTCACCCTTATTCACTCGATACCAGGCACGGCGATGTTGCCGATAAGACAATCCTGACCAGCAAAGCAAGGTATGTCGGCGATGAAGTAGCGGCAGTAGTGGCTATTGATGATCTTACAGCGGCCAGGGCGCTTAAACTGATCGAAATTGATTATGAAATACTTCAGCCGGTTTTTACGATAGATGCGGCACTGAACAAGGATGCTCCCCTGGTTCACGAAGAACGTGGCACCAATGTTTTAAGTTCTGCAGGTTACGTTATAGGCGATCTCGGGGAAGCCATGGAAAAAGCCGACTTCATTTTTACCGACGAAACGGAGACCGGAATTGTCCAGCACTGCGCCCTTGAAAACCATGTTTCCTATGCTTACATGGAAAGCGACGAACGATTGGTTATTGTATCTTCCACCCAGATACCGCATATCTGTAGGCGTATTGTCGGGCAAGCCCTGGGCATACCCTGGGGCAAAATCCGGATCATCAAGCCATACGTGGGCGGCGGATTCGGCGGAAAACAGGATGCCTGCATTGAACCACTTAATGCAGCCATGACCATGGCCGTAGGAGGCCGGCCGGTCAGGCTTGAATTGACCAGGGAAGAATACATGGCCTGCACCCGGACGCGCCACTCGACCAAAATAAAACTGCAAACCGGAGTAACCAAGGAAGGCAAGCTGCTGGGTATCAAGACTGAAGCCTTTTCCAATACCGGAGCGTATGCTTCTCACGGTCACTCGGTTATCGCTGCCGGTGGTTCAAAGTTCAAATATCTTTACTCCTTTGAAGCAATCGAATTCGCTCCGAAAACTGTCTACACGAACCTACCTGTGGCCGGGGCAATGCGCGCTTACGGTTCGCCACAGATAGCTTTTGCCCTCGAGTCGCACCTTGATAATATTGCCCGCAAACTGAACATTGACCCGGTCGAACTGCGCCTGAAAAACTTCAATAAAGTCGGCTATACTGACCCTAATACAGGTAATCGCATATTAAGCTGCGGGATCAGGGAATGCGTGGAAAAAGGTAAAGCGATGATCGCCTGGGATGAGAAAAAAGCCCTGCACAGAGATATCAATGCAAAAGGCGATCAAAAACGACGCGGGCTCGGAATAGCCTGTTTAAGTTATGGAACAGGAACTTATCCGACCTGTATGGAACTTGCCGGAGCCCGGGCTATTTTAAACCAGGATGGTTCCGTACAACTGCAAATCGGCGCCACCGAAATAGGCCAGGGCAGCGATACGGTCCTGGCCCAGATTGCAGCCGAAACGATCGGAATTCCTACCGATATGGTCCATGTTGTAACCACCCAAGATACAGATATCAGCCCCTTTGATACGGGAAGTTATGCTTCAAGACAAACCTATATATCCGGCATGGCCGTTAAAAAAGCAGCCCTCGAGATAAAAGAAAAGGTGATATCCGCTGCCCGGGAAATTGCCGGCCTGTCCGAGGATAATCTCGACATCAGGGATTCCTCTATAGTCCTTAAAGACTCGAAAAACTCAGCACAGGTGATCATGCCGATTTCCGAAGTAGCCCTCTACAGCTACTACAACAGGGAAAACGCCCAACCGATAACCAGTGATGTATCAAATAATGCACAGAGTAATGCCATTTCATTTGGTGTAACCTTTGCAGCAGTTGAAGTAGATATCGAAACCGGCCAGGTTGATGTTACAGATATTGTCAATGTTCATGATTCCGGAACAATCATCAACCGGCAGCTTGCAGAAGGGCAGGTTCACGGTGGAGTAAGCATGGCCCTCGGTTATGCTCTCTCCGAAGAGCTGCTATTTGAAGGAAAAACAGGAAAACCGCTCAACAACAACCTGCTGGATTATAAACTGCCTACCATCCTGGATACCCCGGAAATACAGGTAGATTTTGTAGAAACTTATGAACCGACAGGACCTTACGGCAACAAGTCCCTGGGAGAACCACCGACTATATCACCGGCGCCGGCCATCCGCAACGCCATACTTGATGCAACGGGAGTGGCTATCAACAGGATACCGATCCGGCCCCAGATTGCATTTGAACATTTCAAGGCCGCCGGCCTTATTCAAGGAGGTGTTCCTGATGTACCGGATCGATGA